A region of the Candidatus Paceibacterota bacterium genome:
GTCTACAGCGACGAAACGGTCTGGGACCCCTACTTCCAGCCCAATCCGCAATACCACTACGACGGCATCATGGATTCGCTTAAGAAGGCGGCGGCACACCTGCCGCGGGTGGATGCCATCGGCGGCAGCGCCGCAGGGGTTTACGTAAACAACCGAGTCAAGGTCGCATCGCTTTTCCGCGGGGTGCCACCCGATGCGTTCAACAAACGGGTGAAGGACTTGTTCCTGGAAATCCGCAGGGCGTGGAACAATATCCCCCTGGAGGTCGTGAACGACGGGGAGGTCACCGCACTGGCCGGCTCCATGTCCCTGGGCAGGAACCGAATCCTGGGCATCTCGTTGGGCACAAGCACCGCCGGCGGCTACGTCAACGCCGAGGGTAACATCACTTCCTGGCTCAACGAGCTGGCCTTTGTCCCGGTTGATCTCAATCCCGCCGCTGCCACAGACGAGTGGTCGGGCGATTACGGCTGCGACGTCCAGTATTTCTCACAGCAATGCGTCGGACGCCTGCTCGCGCCCGCAGGCATCGAGGTGGATGCAAAAATGCCGCTCCCCGAGAAGCTGAAATACGTCCAGAAGCTGATGGACGAAGGCGACTATCGCGCCCGCAAGATCTACGAGACGATCGGAACGTATCTCGGCTACGCCATCCCGCACTTTACCGATTTCTACGACCTGGAGAATGTGCTGATCCTGGGCCGGGTCACCTCCGGACCTGGCGGCGACCTCATCATCGCCGGGGCCAAGGAAGTCCTGAAGGCGGAATTCCCCGAACTGACCGGCAAGATCGCCTTCCACATTCCCGACGAGAAAGATAAGCGCCACGGCCAGGCGGTCGCGGCGGCAAGCCTTCCAAAACTGAAGTAGCCTATGACACTATCGCAGATGGCACCATCGGCAGATCTCATTAACACCCCGCTTCAGCGGGGTGGAAACGCGCTGCCAGAGGTCTGGAACCGCTTCAGCGGTTTCAGGCGGTGCGGGGAAACCGCTGAAGCGGTTCAGAGCCTTTCCCAATCGTCCTGTCACCCCGCTGAAGCGGGGTGTTAATGAAAAACTCGCTAAATCCATGACTCCATATCATCAACTCGTATCTGACTACGCGCGCCTGCTCAAACAAGGCCGCACGTTTCCGCTCGGCACCTTCCCGCCCGCTCCGCGGGTCGAGATTCCCCCCAACGCGCCCAAAGCGCTGTTCTTCGCGCCACACCCGGACGACGAATGCATCGTCGGCGCTTTGGCGGTGCGGCTTATGCGCCAGGCGCGGATGAACTTGATCAACGTGGCCGTCACCTTTGGCAGCAACAAAGAGCGCCAGCAAGCACGCTTGCGTGAACTGCAGAACGCCTGCAAATACATCGGTTTCAACCTCGTGACTACTGCGCCAAACGGCCTGGAGAAGATCAATCCCAAGGCCCGCGAGCAGGACCCCCAGCACTGGGCAGCCTGCGTCAAGATCATCAAAGGCATTATCGAGCAGCACCAGCCGAAGGTGGTGTTGTGCCCGCACGACCGCGACTGGAACAGCACGCACATCGGCACTCACTACCTCGTGATGGATGCCCTGAAACAGATGCCCGCAAGCTTCGCCTGCCACATTGTCGAAACGGAATTCTGGGGCGCGATGACCGATCCAAACCTGATGGTCGAGATCAGCGCCGAAGACCTGGCCGTCATGATGGCAGCGACCAGCTTCCACGTGGGCGAGGTGGGTCGCAATCCGTACCATCTGCTGCTGCCTCCCTGGATGATGGACAACGTGCGCCGCGGCGGCGAGGTCGTCGGTGGCCAGGGCGGTGCGGCGCCCGACTACACGTTTGCCGTGCTCTACCGCTTGCGCAAGTGGAGCCAGGGCCAGGCAACACGGTTCTTTGAGGGCGGCAAACAAGTGCCGCTCTCCATGAACGTCGGCGACCTGTTCGCATGAACCTCGTGGCAGAGCGCGCTCGCCGGGCGCGCCGCCCCCATCGGGGATTTGTATGAATCCGAAGTTTATGCGAGAGGCCATTCGTCTCTCGCTCAGGAACATGCGCCGCGGGCAGGGCGGACCGTTTGGCGCGGTAGTGGTGCGCAATGGGCGAATTATCGGCCGGGGCTGGAATCAGGTTACCTCGGCGAACGACCCGACCGCCCACGCGGAGGTGGTCGCCATTCGTCAGGCGTGCAAGCGCCTGAATAACTTCCAACTCGAAGACTGTGATCTCTACACCAGTTGCGAGCCCTGCCCAATGTGCCTCTCGGCGATCTACTGGGCACGCCTGCGCAGTGTTTTTTACGGCAACACCCGCCAGGATGCCGCTCGGATTAACTTCGACGACGACTTGATCTATCGTGAAGTGGCGCTGCCGATTGGGAAGCGCCAGCGCAAGCTCAAGCAACTCCTGCGCAAAGAAGCCCTCGCCGCCTTCCACGAGTGGGAACAGAAGCCGGACAAGATTTTGTATTGAACCGGATTAGCCCCGGGGTGGTCTCGCCAGTGATCCGCAACTGTGTGCGGCCGATGATGATCTCGCGGACAAATCCCGCTTGTTGGCGGTGCTGGGTTGGGGCTTAATCAGTTGCGATGGGCAAATCAACGGATGTCCGCACAATCGCGGCAGCGCTTTACTTTCTGCCGGTGCAGACGCGGGTAGCACTGAAGTTTGGCGCGGAGACACTGACGCAGGTCACCTGCGCGCGCGCGCGCGTGACCGTGGCCGACGAGCAGGGGCGAACGGCGGAGGGATGGGGGGAAACACCACTGAGCGTGCAGTGGGTCTGGCCAAGCAGGATCCCTTACGAGGAACGGCACAGCGCGCTGAAGGCTTTCTGTATCGAGCTCAACGAGTTGTGGGGGGGCATTCAGGCGCGGGGGCATCCGATGGAACTGGGCCACGATTTTCTGGAGACGGTGCTGCCGGGATGGCTGGAGGGATTCAACCAGCGGCAACGCCGCGGCAAGGAGCCGATGCCGTGGCTGGCGGCGCTGGTGTGCTGTGCGCCGTTCGACCTGGCGGTGCATGATGCCTACGGGCAATTGCATGGCTGCCCGACATATCAAACCTACCATGCGAAGTTCATGAACCGCGATCTGGCCTATTACTTGCAGCCCGCGCCACGCTCGGGCGCGTCGTTCGCAGGCAAGTATCCGGCCGACTTCCTGGCCCCTCGCCGCGCGGAAAGCCTGGTGGCATGGCATTTGGTCGGCGGTCTTGACTTGTTGGAGGCCACGGAGCGGACAGGCGAGGAGCCGAAGGACGGCTACCCGGCGCTGCTGGAGGATTGGATTCGGCGCGATGGCCTGAAGTGTCTCAAGGTCAAGTTGCGAGGCAACGACACGGAGTGGGATTATCACCGTTTGGTCCAGGTCGC
Encoded here:
- a CDS encoding ROK family protein gives rise to the protein MNTNNGLPLVAPRVTPVLDPAFRPAVLANRAFRALARATPGANTVCLALEQTDGTTSHFTTQILPDGHPQAAGNFTYLERIAKFLLWSRGGFRLHVDGPAPLAAKLAAHYRETATGKFDSNLVGERMFDHPIEVVHSKAPPPERRSAASLGRHLDGCRIGFDLGGSDRKVAAVIEGKVVYSDETVWDPYFQPNPQYHYDGIMDSLKKAAAHLPRVDAIGGSAAGVYVNNRVKVASLFRGVPPDAFNKRVKDLFLEIRRAWNNIPLEVVNDGEVTALAGSMSLGRNRILGISLGTSTAGGYVNAEGNITSWLNELAFVPVDLNPAAATDEWSGDYGCDVQYFSQQCVGRLLAPAGIEVDAKMPLPEKLKYVQKLMDEGDYRARKIYETIGTYLGYAIPHFTDFYDLENVLILGRVTSGPGGDLIIAGAKEVLKAEFPELTGKIAFHIPDEKDKRHGQAVAAASLPKLK
- a CDS encoding PIG-L family deacetylase, with translation MTPYHQLVSDYARLLKQGRTFPLGTFPPAPRVEIPPNAPKALFFAPHPDDECIVGALAVRLMRQARMNLINVAVTFGSNKERQQARLRELQNACKYIGFNLVTTAPNGLEKINPKAREQDPQHWAACVKIIKGIIEQHQPKVVLCPHDRDWNSTHIGTHYLVMDALKQMPASFACHIVETEFWGAMTDPNLMVEISAEDLAVMMAATSFHVGEVGRNPYHLLLPPWMMDNVRRGGEVVGGQGGAAPDYTFAVLYRLRKWSQGQATRFFEGGKQVPLSMNVGDLFA
- a CDS encoding nucleoside deaminase → MNPKFMREAIRLSLRNMRRGQGGPFGAVVVRNGRIIGRGWNQVTSANDPTAHAEVVAIRQACKRLNNFQLEDCDLYTSCEPCPMCLSAIYWARLRSVFYGNTRQDAARINFDDDLIYREVALPIGKRQRKLKQLLRKEALAAFHEWEQKPDKILY